The stretch of DNA TGCTCATCCGCAAACTTCCCTTCCAGCGCCTGGTCCGGGAGATCGCTCAGGACTTCAAAACCGATCTGCGTTTCCAGAGCTCGGCCGTCATGGCCCTGCAGGAGGCAAGTGAGGCTTACCTGGTCGGGCTCTTTGAGGATACTAACCTGTGCGCCATCCACGCCAAGCGAGTCACCATTATGCCCAAGGACATCCAGTTGGCCCGCCGCATCCGCGGGGAGCGCGCCTAAGCCCAGTCTACACACCGAACACCAGAAACGGCTCTTTTAAGAGCCAATACTTCGGCAAAGGAAAGGACTATAGCTTGCTGATCATTATTGTAGTAGCGATCGGTTTTGTACTAATTGCCCCGTGCTCCCCGTCAGGGTCTCATCTGGCCCTTCACTTCTCCCACAAACCTGTCATGTACAGCTGGTGCGGCTGTTACCGTTTTGTTTGCTTTGGACATGGGGATACGTTCGTGCCCGCTGTGCTTGGAGTGGGAGC from Hemitrygon akajei chromosome 28, sHemAka1.3, whole genome shotgun sequence encodes:
- the LOC140717868 gene encoding histone H3, producing the protein MARTKQTARKSTGGKAPRKQLATKAARKSAPATGGVKKPHRYRPGTVALREIRRYQKSTELLIRKLPFQRLVREIAQDFKTDLRFQSSAVMALQEASEAYLVGLFEDTNLCAIHAKRVTIMPKDIQLARRIRGERA